One part of the Actinomycetota bacterium genome encodes these proteins:
- a CDS encoding phosphatase translates to MLLRADLHTHTVASGHAYSTVTELASAARARGLELIAVTDHGPSVPQGAHPWHFWNLKVIPSVLDGVRILKGCEANPSPDSDNGIDIPDIVLEALDFVAVGFHPLTGFDDRDRGRNTEALLRVLAHPLVDMITHPGNEQEFPLDLEAVVAMAARHRVIIELNDHSFDSMGARNGSADREREFAAAARDAGVPIAINSDAHYHLHVGRFDAAIRVAEELGLTEDRIVNRDAATVLGHLNARRTRPYLDAGGVWTSAVENRGVSDGTNP, encoded by the coding sequence ATGCTTCTGCGCGCAGACTTGCACACCCACACTGTTGCGTCGGGGCACGCGTACTCGACGGTCACCGAGCTTGCGTCGGCGGCGCGGGCACGCGGCCTCGAACTCATAGCCGTCACAGATCACGGGCCATCGGTACCGCAGGGTGCTCATCCTTGGCATTTCTGGAACCTGAAGGTCATTCCGAGCGTGCTCGACGGCGTTCGCATACTCAAGGGATGCGAGGCCAATCCCTCGCCCGACAGCGACAACGGCATCGACATCCCCGACATCGTGCTCGAAGCACTCGATTTCGTCGCGGTCGGCTTCCACCCGCTCACCGGCTTCGACGATCGGGACCGCGGTAGGAACACCGAGGCCCTGTTGCGCGTGCTAGCGCACCCGCTCGTCGACATGATCACGCACCCGGGCAACGAGCAGGAGTTCCCGCTCGATCTTGAGGCGGTTGTTGCCATGGCGGCCCGCCACAGAGTCATCATCGAGCTCAACGACCACAGCTTCGACAGCATGGGCGCGCGCAACGGTTCGGCCGATCGCGAGCGCGAATTCGCTGCTGCCGCGCGTGATGCGGGCGTCCCGATCGCCATCAACTCGGACGCTCACTATCACCTTCACGTCGGCCGCTTCGACGCTGCGATCCGCGTTGCCGAGGAGCTTGGCCTGACCGAGGACCGGATCGTCAACCGCGATGCGGCTACCGTCCTTGGCCATCTGAATGCGCGTCGAACGAGGCCGTACCTGGACGCTGGCGGCGTCTGGACGAGTGCGGTCGAGAACCGGGGGGTGAGTGATGGTACCAATCCTTAA
- the prfB gene encoding peptide chain release factor 2 yields MQDRTVDISALRERVVAMEEYLRVEEKRPEIARLEEQAAVPGFWDDAQAAQALMSQLSAVREDVKAYDEICSALADIEVANELALEGDDDMAAEVEATFSGLRKRVDTLELASWFAGEFDAGDAIVTVIPGAGGLEAQDWAEMLMKMLFKYAESKKWKVDLHDAPQGVEIGIERALFTVHGRNAYGMLLSEMGVHRLVRISPTDEKKRRHTTFAKVDVLPVLPDEIVVDMKEEDLRIDVYRSSGPGGQSVNTTDSAVRITHVPTSIVVTCQNEKSQIKNRDTAMKILKARLYDHEKAKREAELDELRGEKQDIAFGSQIRSYVLYPYQMVKDHRTSVETGNISAVLEDGDLDDFIVGYHRWRVGREQAASVGNES; encoded by the coding sequence ATCCAAGACCGAACAGTAGACATCTCGGCACTGCGCGAGCGCGTGGTCGCCATGGAGGAGTATCTTCGCGTCGAGGAGAAGCGCCCCGAGATCGCGCGTCTCGAGGAGCAAGCCGCTGTGCCCGGCTTCTGGGATGATGCCCAGGCCGCGCAGGCGCTCATGTCGCAGCTCTCGGCCGTGCGCGAGGACGTCAAGGCGTACGACGAGATCTGCTCGGCGCTCGCGGACATCGAGGTCGCCAACGAGCTTGCGCTGGAGGGCGACGATGACATGGCTGCCGAGGTCGAGGCCACCTTCTCCGGACTGCGCAAACGCGTGGACACGCTGGAACTTGCGTCCTGGTTCGCCGGTGAGTTCGACGCTGGCGACGCCATCGTAACCGTCATTCCGGGCGCGGGCGGACTCGAGGCTCAGGACTGGGCCGAGATGCTCATGAAGATGCTGTTCAAGTACGCGGAGTCGAAGAAGTGGAAGGTCGACCTCCACGATGCACCCCAGGGTGTCGAGATCGGCATCGAGCGTGCTCTCTTCACGGTGCACGGACGGAACGCCTACGGCATGCTGCTGTCCGAGATGGGCGTACACCGGCTCGTTCGCATCAGCCCCACCGATGAGAAGAAGCGTCGGCACACGACGTTTGCCAAGGTCGATGTCTTGCCCGTGCTCCCGGACGAGATCGTGGTCGACATGAAGGAAGAAGATTTACGCATCGATGTCTACCGATCGAGCGGTCCCGGTGGTCAGTCTGTCAACACGACCGACTCCGCGGTCCGGATCACGCATGTCCCCACGAGCATCGTCGTGACCTGCCAGAACGAGAAGAGCCAGATCAAGAACCGCGATACCGCGATGAAGATCCTCAAGGCGCGGCTTTACGATCACGAGAAGGCGAAGCGAGAGGCCGAGCTCGACGAGCTGCGGGGAGAAAAACAGGACATCGCCTTCGGCAGCCAGATAAGGAGCTACGTCCTCTATCCGTACCAGATGGTCAAGGACCACCGCACGAGTGTTGAGACTGGAAACATCAGCGCGGTGCTTGAGGACGGCGATCTCGACGACTTCATCGTTGGGTATCACCGGTGGCGCGTCGGGCGGGAGCAGGCGGCGTCGGTTGGGAACGAGAGTTAG
- a CDS encoding PIN domain-containing protein yields MSPEVLVLDASVGVKWLRREPGSDEARELLAQHAEGVVCVVVPVIFVHEVLDVTRRLYGVARACGLWERLEHDEITVVGLDSRLVRETLDMAEVLGCTFYDAAAPALATRVGAVLVSADRRAHGAVERVRLLGR; encoded by the coding sequence GTGAGCCCCGAGGTACTCGTCCTAGACGCGTCCGTCGGCGTGAAGTGGCTGCGGCGGGAGCCGGGTTCTGACGAGGCGCGAGAGCTTCTCGCGCAGCACGCCGAGGGCGTCGTGTGTGTGGTCGTCCCGGTCATCTTCGTCCACGAAGTGCTCGACGTGACACGCCGTCTCTACGGCGTCGCTCGCGCTTGCGGCCTGTGGGAACGCCTCGAGCACGACGAGATCACGGTTGTCGGGCTCGACTCCCGACTCGTTCGCGAGACGCTCGACATGGCCGAGGTACTCGGCTGCACCTTCTACGACGCGGCGGCTCCCGCGCTCGCTACGCGCGTGGGTGCTGTCCTCGTGAGTGCCGACCGGCGGGCGCATGGAGCGGTGGAGAGAGTGCGGCTCCTCGGCAGGTGA
- a CDS encoding CopG family transcriptional regulator — MTERVTITLPDDLVAEIDTLAEASGCSRSSVIREASASWVAGAQAEAAKTRRQHAVNDTLAFLDELAELPVHDERAVGEILREIRGPLDGAPGGDTSGEGGRA; from the coding sequence ATGACAGAACGAGTCACCATCACCCTGCCCGATGACCTTGTCGCCGAGATTGACACACTCGCTGAGGCCTCCGGCTGCTCGCGCTCGAGCGTCATTCGCGAAGCGTCGGCCTCGTGGGTCGCCGGTGCTCAGGCTGAAGCCGCCAAGACACGCCGCCAGCACGCCGTCAACGACACACTCGCGTTCCTTGACGAGTTAGCAGAGCTCCCCGTGCACGATGAGCGCGCCGTGGGGGAGATCCTGCGCGAGATCCGCGGACCGCTCGATGGTGCACCGGGCGGCGACACCAGCGGTGAGGGTGGCCGCGCGTGA
- the secA gene encoding preprotein translocase subunit SecA, whose translation MANILAKLLTLGEGRQLRQFEGLVEQVNSLEAEIHVLSDDALLAKTAEFRQRVDNGETLDDILCEAFAVCREGAVRSLGMRHFDVQLIGGMVLNRGMIAEMKTGEGKTLAATLPVYLNALSGKSVHVVTVNDYLAKRDSEWMGKVYRFLGLEVGLIQSQMETSKRLSAYAADVTYGTNSEFGFDYLRDNMVVQPDHRVQRGHSFAIVDEVDSILVDEARTPLIISGAGTKSADAYKNFAKVIPRLKDEDDYELDEAKRTVAPTEDGIKKVEDWLGIEDLYSDPSGQMVNHLQQALKAQFLFKKDVDYVIKDGEILIVDEFTGRLMYGRRYSEGLHQAIEAKEKQHVREENQTLATITLQNYFRMYDKLAGMTGTAVTEDQEFREIYKLPVMVIPTNQPMIRDDRNDLIYRNTEAKFQAVAEEVVERHETGQPCLVGTISIENSERLSRLLTKRGITHKVLNAKFHEQEAHIVAQAGRFGAVTIATNMAGRGTDIVLGGNPDALVDDLLVERGIPAEDATEEQRAEAFASAKRICDAEHVKVVEAGGLGIVGTERHDSRRIDNQLRGRSGRQGDPGLSQFYLSLEDDLMRLFGGDRMDRISSMMERTQIPEDMPIQAGLVSKAIESAQRQVEAMNFAARKHVLEYDDVMNKQREVIYGERNRILDGKDIHSRVTEMMQETITQAVLELCPEKVYSEEWDWDALASWFRDLTGIDGVVERHRAEAGDNPHELADALAEAALETYATKETDLGADYVRQLERQVMLRVIDTRWMEHLLEMDYLKDGIGLRAMGQRDPLVEYKTEAYEMFGDLVATINEDFLRTIMHIQVVRETAPTSPVRDVSYSAPSEQSIFSGATQAAEQAGVSGPSPEAIAAASAAAGGRASVATVVKDKDDPFADVGRNDPCPCGSGKKYKKCHGATA comes from the coding sequence ATGGCAAACATCCTTGCCAAGCTGCTAACGCTGGGAGAAGGACGGCAGCTCAGGCAGTTCGAAGGCTTGGTCGAGCAGGTCAACTCGCTTGAAGCCGAAATCCACGTTCTCTCCGACGATGCGTTGCTGGCCAAGACCGCGGAGTTCCGTCAGCGCGTGGACAACGGCGAGACACTCGACGACATACTCTGCGAGGCATTCGCAGTCTGTCGCGAGGGCGCGGTCCGCTCCCTCGGCATGCGACACTTCGACGTCCAGCTCATCGGCGGGATGGTGCTCAACAGGGGCATGATCGCCGAGATGAAGACCGGCGAGGGCAAGACGCTCGCTGCGACTCTGCCCGTATACCTCAATGCCTTGTCGGGCAAGAGCGTTCACGTCGTAACGGTCAACGACTATCTGGCCAAGCGCGACTCGGAATGGATGGGCAAGGTCTACCGGTTCCTTGGCCTGGAGGTCGGCCTCATCCAGTCGCAGATGGAGACGTCGAAGCGCTTGTCCGCCTACGCCGCCGACGTCACGTATGGCACGAACAGCGAGTTCGGCTTCGACTACCTGCGCGACAACATGGTCGTCCAACCGGACCATCGCGTGCAGCGAGGCCACAGCTTCGCCATCGTGGACGAGGTCGACTCGATTCTCGTCGACGAGGCGCGCACGCCGCTCATCATCTCCGGCGCAGGCACCAAGTCCGCCGACGCGTACAAGAACTTCGCCAAGGTCATTCCTCGGCTGAAGGACGAAGACGACTATGAACTCGACGAGGCCAAGCGGACTGTCGCACCGACCGAGGACGGCATCAAGAAGGTCGAGGACTGGCTCGGCATCGAGGACCTCTACTCCGATCCTTCGGGCCAGATGGTCAACCATCTCCAGCAGGCGCTCAAGGCGCAGTTCCTCTTCAAGAAGGACGTCGACTACGTCATCAAGGACGGCGAGATCCTCATCGTCGACGAGTTCACCGGCCGCCTGATGTACGGACGCCGCTACTCCGAGGGTCTGCACCAGGCCATCGAGGCCAAGGAGAAGCAGCACGTCCGCGAGGAGAACCAGACGCTTGCGACCATCACGCTGCAGAACTACTTCCGCATGTACGACAAACTCGCCGGCATGACGGGTACGGCGGTGACCGAGGACCAGGAGTTCCGCGAGATCTACAAGCTGCCCGTCATGGTCATCCCAACCAACCAGCCGATGATCCGCGACGACCGCAACGACCTCATCTACCGCAACACCGAGGCGAAGTTCCAAGCCGTCGCCGAGGAAGTCGTGGAGCGCCACGAGACCGGCCAGCCTTGCCTTGTGGGCACGATCTCGATCGAGAACTCCGAACGCCTGTCGCGCCTGCTCACCAAGCGGGGCATCACGCACAAGGTACTGAACGCGAAGTTCCACGAGCAGGAAGCGCACATCGTGGCGCAGGCAGGTCGCTTTGGCGCCGTCACCATCGCGACGAACATGGCTGGCCGAGGAACCGACATCGTCCTTGGCGGGAACCCCGATGCGCTCGTCGACGACCTGCTCGTCGAGCGTGGCATCCCTGCCGAGGACGCGACCGAGGAACAGCGTGCTGAGGCGTTCGCGTCTGCGAAGCGAATCTGCGATGCGGAGCACGTCAAGGTTGTGGAAGCCGGCGGGCTGGGGATCGTCGGCACCGAGCGCCACGACTCGAGGCGCATCGACAACCAGCTGCGTGGCCGTTCCGGTCGCCAGGGCGATCCCGGCCTGTCGCAGTTCTACCTGTCGCTCGAGGACGACCTCATGCGACTCTTCGGCGGCGACCGGATGGACCGCATCTCGTCGATGATGGAGCGCACGCAGATTCCCGAGGACATGCCGATTCAGGCGGGCCTAGTCTCCAAGGCGATCGAGAGCGCCCAGCGCCAGGTCGAGGCGATGAACTTCGCCGCACGCAAGCACGTGCTCGAGTACGACGACGTCATGAACAAGCAGCGCGAAGTCATCTACGGCGAGCGCAACCGAATCCTCGACGGCAAAGACATCCACTCCCGCGTCACGGAGATGATGCAGGAGACGATCACGCAGGCCGTCCTCGAGTTGTGCCCGGAGAAGGTCTATTCCGAGGAGTGGGACTGGGACGCCCTCGCGAGTTGGTTCCGCGATCTCACGGGAATCGATGGCGTGGTTGAGCGGCATCGCGCCGAGGCGGGGGACAACCCGCACGAACTGGCCGACGCGCTCGCCGAGGCAGCTTTGGAGACGTACGCCACCAAGGAGACCGATCTGGGCGCCGACTACGTACGTCAACTCGAGAGGCAGGTCATGCTCCGTGTGATCGATACACGCTGGATGGAGCACCTGCTCGAGATGGACTACCTAAAAGACGGCATCGGGCTGCGGGCGATGGGCCAACGCGATCCGCTCGTGGAGTACAAGACCGAGGCGTACGAGATGTTCGGAGACCTCGTCGCGACCATCAACGAGGACTTCCTGCGCACGATCATGCACATCCAGGTCGTTCGCGAGACGGCGCCCACGAGCCCGGTGCGCGATGTCTCGTATTCCGCGCCGTCCGAGCAGTCCATTTTCAGCGGCGCGACGCAAGCGGCAGAGCAGGCGGGGGTCAGCGGGCCGTCGCCGGAAGCGATAGCAGCCGCGTCTGCTGCCGCCGGAGGTCGCGCGTCCGTAGCAACCGTCGTCAAGGACAAGGACGATCCGTTCGCCGACGTGGGACGCAACGATCCTTGCCCCTGCGGCAGCGGCAAGAAGTACAAGAAGTGCCACGGAGCGACGGCGTAG
- a CDS encoding BTAD domain-containing putative transcriptional regulator, protein MRERLKHAGVPDFGHILTRRRLARSIECTRPRVLILEAPGGYGKSVLAAQIASSGEFGCPLWLDMHGERVTESGILRLLLRALDSGGLADCTDDIDPNELACDYRERIVRAVRRCDSGLCVVIDDLAAIELSEGLLALPEMAATHASHALSIIITCRQVPDDIHGVLHRAMLLQAEDLRLSLEEALTFAGILGLDAHDPSFVHQVWEATAGQVALFGLVLRHAILRGTSELDECGSIRGLSSLVMHLVCSQLDDESQLCLYAMALLRDGSSQELRCVLGRRELPNLRNIGSCLPLVCVGGTAAADPVGHRFVVHDIARSILAGDQCVERLGAEAARVWSSALEILTARGDSERAGRLVLQSSDCERAADWLASFGERLLSSGHHQLLRELLDALPPGVLVQRPALLVLEAALLRETNMIDEARSKAVVARALADSMGDVATTVDALDVIARADMDMGRFDAARRTLAELLGLSNSQDGSFDPRREARVHLTAALASTYLGDGLAASEHLAKADGIASETMDEGLRCKVHLHAANKTALLDGHFSAAGRLMAEVARARAAPLSTRVLATGNLGVCLCEAGRLVRSVQHAERALEMCRGHGLEVYVGAFDGARAGAIFALGELSEGISLMRESIVRSLELDDTHAAAYNQLYCSTMSRALGDAEAAFSDAEIAAEAFSAGGFLVHESLAKLEMAASRLAMGDKLGAATLAKQERATASAADAAYHVLRADMILAEVACREGRVTEAVARILVHEDYILTESSNWQIAMYIRAFPSLLGVFANAIDPDLLPAHLLRMVLPRDAEGALRAAREIMDSGRWARLAVRILGEKELARFLERDALPRCSVKMFGGFDVSIGERVVGEREWKKRKARLLFAMLVLQQGRDVPRDQVHDHLWPEMDATRSRNNLYVVWSAMKGTLTPGAGKNDPCPYVQSVGGVCRVVGELVESDVAEFEALRAAAAAAGRAGDATKALAAYERISEIYRGDLLPGDLYEDWFSEFRDRYRHEFGDAMLAGARLHEAGGEPAQALGLLRRGLRYDSWREDIYQAALRCQIATGQRSAAIDTYFACRSRLVDDLGIDPSSETTRLYQQVLAMECVASEPEEIVEK, encoded by the coding sequence ATGCGCGAGCGGCTCAAGCACGCAGGAGTACCTGATTTCGGCCACATTCTCACACGCAGGAGGCTCGCTCGATCGATCGAGTGCACTCGTCCCCGCGTTCTGATCCTAGAAGCGCCGGGGGGATATGGGAAGAGTGTGCTGGCGGCGCAGATTGCATCGTCGGGTGAGTTCGGGTGTCCACTTTGGCTCGACATGCACGGAGAGCGCGTCACCGAGTCCGGCATCCTACGATTGCTTCTACGGGCCCTGGATAGTGGTGGACTGGCGGATTGCACGGATGATATCGATCCGAATGAGCTTGCGTGTGACTATCGGGAGCGAATCGTACGTGCGGTGCGCAGGTGCGATTCCGGTCTCTGTGTTGTCATCGATGACCTCGCGGCAATTGAGCTATCCGAGGGGCTTCTGGCCCTGCCGGAAATGGCGGCAACGCATGCGTCGCATGCGTTATCGATCATAATCACGTGTCGGCAAGTTCCTGATGACATACATGGCGTATTGCACCGGGCGATGCTTTTGCAGGCTGAGGACCTACGGTTGAGTCTGGAAGAGGCGTTGACCTTCGCAGGTATTCTTGGGCTTGATGCCCACGATCCGTCGTTCGTGCATCAGGTGTGGGAGGCTACAGCAGGGCAGGTCGCACTTTTCGGCCTGGTTCTCCGTCATGCGATCCTCCGGGGTACTTCCGAACTTGATGAATGCGGCTCCATCCGCGGCCTCAGTAGTCTTGTGATGCATTTGGTCTGCAGTCAACTGGATGACGAATCCCAGCTGTGCCTGTACGCGATGGCGCTTCTGCGTGACGGTTCATCGCAGGAGTTGCGATGTGTTCTGGGAAGACGCGAGCTGCCGAACCTTCGCAACATTGGGAGCTGTCTGCCCCTCGTGTGCGTGGGGGGGACAGCAGCAGCTGACCCCGTCGGTCATCGGTTCGTCGTGCATGACATCGCCCGATCGATTCTTGCCGGTGACCAGTGCGTCGAACGTCTGGGTGCAGAAGCCGCCCGGGTGTGGTCAAGCGCTCTAGAAATCCTGACAGCGCGAGGTGACTCCGAGCGCGCTGGACGACTGGTTCTGCAATCAAGTGATTGCGAGCGTGCGGCGGACTGGCTGGCAAGCTTCGGTGAGCGGTTGCTCTCCTCCGGACATCACCAACTGCTTCGTGAGCTGCTTGATGCCCTCCCACCGGGAGTGCTGGTGCAGCGACCCGCCCTACTGGTCCTGGAAGCCGCACTTCTGAGAGAGACCAACATGATTGACGAGGCGCGGAGCAAGGCTGTCGTCGCCAGGGCGCTTGCGGATTCGATGGGTGACGTCGCGACCACGGTTGATGCTCTGGACGTGATTGCGCGTGCCGACATGGACATGGGACGATTCGATGCCGCGCGAAGGACCCTAGCTGAGTTGCTGGGATTGTCGAACTCACAGGACGGCTCCTTTGACCCGCGTCGGGAGGCCAGGGTTCATCTGACTGCCGCTCTTGCCTCGACCTACCTTGGAGATGGACTTGCGGCGTCGGAACACCTCGCCAAGGCGGATGGAATCGCCAGCGAAACGATGGACGAGGGTCTCAGGTGCAAGGTCCATCTGCATGCGGCGAACAAGACCGCCCTGCTTGATGGTCACTTCTCAGCAGCGGGGAGACTCATGGCGGAGGTGGCGAGGGCACGCGCAGCACCGCTTTCGACGCGTGTTCTAGCGACGGGCAATCTAGGCGTGTGTCTGTGCGAAGCGGGCAGACTCGTGCGATCTGTCCAACACGCTGAACGAGCACTTGAGATGTGTCGCGGGCACGGGTTGGAAGTGTATGTGGGTGCATTCGACGGTGCCAGGGCGGGTGCGATCTTCGCCTTGGGTGAGCTGTCGGAGGGGATTTCGCTCATGAGGGAGTCGATTGTGCGAAGTCTCGAGCTTGATGACACTCATGCTGCGGCCTACAACCAACTGTACTGCTCAACCATGAGCCGTGCGCTGGGTGACGCGGAAGCCGCATTCTCTGATGCGGAGATTGCAGCGGAAGCCTTCTCAGCCGGCGGGTTCTTGGTGCACGAGTCACTCGCGAAACTGGAGATGGCTGCGAGCCGCCTTGCGATGGGAGACAAGCTCGGTGCAGCCACTCTGGCAAAGCAGGAGCGAGCGACAGCCTCTGCCGCCGATGCAGCCTACCACGTGCTCCGCGCCGACATGATCCTGGCGGAAGTCGCCTGTCGCGAGGGTCGCGTGACCGAAGCCGTCGCTCGCATTCTTGTGCACGAGGACTACATCCTCACCGAGAGCTCGAACTGGCAGATAGCGATGTACATCCGCGCGTTCCCGTCTCTCCTTGGCGTGTTCGCGAACGCGATCGACCCTGACCTACTGCCCGCTCATCTGCTTCGCATGGTCTTGCCGAGGGATGCCGAAGGCGCACTCCGCGCCGCGCGCGAGATCATGGACTCCGGGCGGTGGGCGCGGCTCGCGGTTCGCATCCTTGGCGAGAAGGAGCTGGCCAGATTCCTGGAGCGAGATGCGCTTCCGCGCTGCAGCGTGAAGATGTTCGGCGGCTTCGATGTGTCGATCGGGGAGCGCGTCGTTGGCGAGCGTGAGTGGAAGAAGCGCAAGGCGCGACTGCTGTTCGCGATGCTAGTTCTGCAGCAGGGGCGTGACGTTCCGCGTGACCAGGTCCACGACCATCTTTGGCCGGAAATGGATGCGACGCGCTCGCGCAACAACCTGTACGTCGTGTGGAGCGCGATGAAGGGCACCCTGACGCCAGGCGCTGGCAAGAACGATCCGTGTCCGTACGTCCAAAGCGTTGGGGGCGTGTGTCGCGTCGTAGGAGAGCTCGTGGAAAGCGACGTTGCGGAGTTCGAGGCGCTGCGCGCTGCGGCAGCTGCGGCTGGGCGGGCGGGAGATGCGACCAAGGCCCTCGCCGCGTACGAGCGCATCTCCGAGATATACCGAGGAGACCTTCTCCCCGGAGATCTCTACGAGGACTGGTTCAGCGAGTTTCGCGATCGCTATCGGCACGAGTTCGGAGACGCGATGCTCGCCGGAGCGCGCCTGCACGAAGCCGGAGGAGAGCCGGCGCAGGCACTGGGCCTTCTGCGACGGGGACTCCGGTACGACTCATGGCGCGAGGATATCTACCAGGCGGCACTGCGTTGTCAGATCGCGACCGGGCAGCGAAGCGCAGCCATCGACACGTACTTCGCATGTCGCAGCCGGTTGGTCGATGACCTGGGCATCGACCCTTCCTCGGAGACCACGCGCCTCTACCAGCAGGTTCTTGCGATGGAATGCGTCGCGTCCGAACCCGAAGAAATCGTCGAAAAGTGA
- a CDS encoding DUF5317 family protein, whose amino-acid sequence MELLLLGILVGVGTGLVRYRSIGGLATHTLKGERVVVLVMVIQGAVPVLGRFMGIGDGAITALWVLMTTSLLLLAIANSDRCWMLLAACGLVLNIVVVSANGGMPVDLSRIVDSRVTTARARLDESPIHVEADEKTNLAFLGDRIPVPLGRTRRGLVSIGDCVLAIGAMLVAYDMMKVAEHP is encoded by the coding sequence GTGGAACTGCTCCTTCTGGGAATCCTTGTTGGCGTCGGAACGGGACTGGTCAGGTACCGGAGCATCGGTGGACTCGCGACGCACACTCTTAAGGGCGAGCGAGTGGTAGTCCTTGTGATGGTCATTCAAGGCGCCGTCCCAGTACTCGGGCGTTTCATGGGCATTGGTGACGGTGCAATCACGGCGCTCTGGGTGCTCATGACCACAAGCCTGCTGTTGCTTGCGATTGCGAATTCCGATCGCTGTTGGATGCTGCTCGCGGCCTGCGGGTTGGTTCTGAACATTGTCGTCGTGTCCGCAAACGGCGGCATGCCGGTTGACCTCTCGAGAATCGTGGACAGCCGGGTTACGACTGCACGGGCTAGACTCGACGAGTCGCCTATCCACGTGGAGGCCGACGAGAAGACGAATCTGGCGTTTCTCGGAGATCGGATTCCTGTGCCGCTAGGCCGTACCAGGCGTGGGCTTGTGAGTATCGGGGACTGCGTTCTCGCCATCGGGGCGATGCTCGTGGCGTACGACATGATGAAGGTTGCCGAGCACCCGTAG
- a CDS encoding HD domain-containing protein: MTRRALIATAFLVLGVGAVAVAAKAGIRLADLPEIGLFALSYALVSALPLRLSRGGVLQAGCGIAVASVLLLGMPAGVAAAGGGAILSFLLGMALERQSGLMLLDFSRIPLLVLGFGYAAEGLGFPQRLLEPSVPTMLVALVLAAAYVLADLASYAALWAFGEGEAVWSSVKSLVRLVGAMYLGQVSVGIVLAIVYPTMNVAGVAVLVTLMMVMKHAFALLLRIRTAYTQTVGVLARLAEFEKIEFSGHAERVAELATAMGRRLGLRPKHLQRLGFAALLHDIGKIQDSAGAHDCHWETGARIVEGVEFLADLGPVLANHHADFEVMQSTGVDRLLSQVIRVASDFDEFAGGYSAPQARAADVLGVIRAGSAEKYDPRVVGALERVLSAELD; the protein is encoded by the coding sequence ATGACCCGACGTGCCCTGATCGCAACAGCCTTTCTGGTTCTCGGTGTTGGTGCCGTGGCCGTTGCCGCCAAGGCTGGCATCAGGCTCGCGGACTTGCCCGAGATTGGTCTCTTCGCTTTGTCGTACGCACTGGTCAGCGCGCTGCCGCTTCGCTTGTCGCGAGGAGGTGTCCTCCAGGCAGGTTGTGGTATTGCTGTAGCCTCCGTTCTTCTGCTGGGCATGCCTGCTGGTGTCGCCGCAGCGGGCGGAGGTGCAATCCTCTCATTCCTGCTGGGAATGGCCCTAGAGAGACAATCCGGCTTGATGCTTCTAGACTTCTCGAGGATTCCTCTCCTTGTCTTGGGCTTCGGCTACGCCGCAGAGGGACTCGGGTTTCCCCAGCGGCTACTTGAACCGAGTGTGCCTACGATGCTAGTCGCCCTAGTCCTGGCCGCTGCTTACGTTCTGGCCGATCTTGCATCCTATGCAGCACTTTGGGCTTTCGGTGAGGGTGAGGCTGTCTGGTCGTCCGTCAAGTCTCTCGTGCGGCTAGTTGGCGCAATGTACTTGGGGCAGGTCTCGGTTGGAATTGTTCTCGCTATCGTCTACCCAACCATGAACGTGGCGGGCGTGGCGGTGCTCGTCACTCTGATGATGGTAATGAAGCACGCGTTCGCCCTGCTGCTGCGGATTCGAACCGCGTACACGCAGACAGTCGGCGTTCTGGCCAGGCTTGCTGAGTTTGAGAAGATTGAGTTCAGTGGTCATGCGGAGAGAGTGGCGGAGCTTGCGACTGCCATGGGCAGGCGTCTAGGCCTGCGCCCGAAGCACCTTCAGAGACTCGGATTCGCCGCCTTGCTGCATGACATCGGGAAGATTCAGGACAGCGCCGGTGCGCATGACTGCCATTGGGAGACGGGTGCCAGAATTGTGGAGGGTGTTGAGTTCCTGGCAGACCTGGGGCCTGTCCTTGCGAATCACCACGCTGACTTCGAGGTGATGCAGTCGACCGGTGTTGACAGACTGCTCTCCCAGGTGATTCGTGTCGCGTCCGACTTCGATGAGTTCGCTGGAGGATACAGCGCCCCACAGGCACGCGCTGCGGATGTGCTTGGGGTGATTCGCGCAGGCTCGGCCGAGAAGTACGACCCGCGCGTCGTTGGGGCACTTGAGCGAGTCCTGTCTGCGGAACTGGACTGA